The Bacteroidales bacterium region CAAATTATTGGCAATCCATAGCACCAACCCCTTTACTTATTGCCATTGACGGGGAGTGGGGTTTAGGCATGAGGCTTAAGGACAGTGCAGTAAGTTTTCCCTATCAGATGACTCTTGGAGCAATACAGGATAATGACTTGATATATGAAATGGGAGAGGAAATTGGCCGGCAGATGAAGCGCATGGGCATACATATTAATTTTGCTCCGGTTGTGGATATTAACTCCAATCCTAACAATCCGGTAATAAACTACCGCTCTTTCGGCGAAGATAAGCTCAATGTGTCAAACAAAGCAATGGCATACATGAAAGGAATGCAGAAACAGGGAGTCATGGCAACTGCCAAGCATTTTCCAGGTCATGGCGATACCGATAAAGACTCGCATACAACACTACCTGTGATACACCATAGCCAGGAAATGATAGACACCACCGACTTGTTCCCGTTCAGGACACTAATAAAAAACGGGATATCTGCTGTTATGTGTGCCCACCTGAGCATACCTGCACTCGATACTACAAGGAACCTTCCTTCATCATTGTCGGCAAAAGTGATTTATAATATCCTCGTTAAACACCTTGGATTTAAAGGTCTGGTTTTTACTGATGCACTGGGAATGAAAGGTGCCAGCGAGAGTGATACAGCAGGAAGTCTGGAACTTAAAGCCCTTCTGGCAGGAAACGACTTATTGCTGATGTCTGAAGATTTACCACATGCCATCGAATTTATTCAGCAAGCTGTTGATAGTGGATTGATAGATCAGAAAGTAATTGATGATAAATGTAAAAAGATACTTACATATAAATATAAGGCTGGTCTGGCAAAACGCAAGCCCGTAAAAGTAAAAAACCTATATTATGATATAAACAACAGGGCTTCAGAAATACTGAACTTAAAGCTGTATGAAGCTTCGGTAACCTTGATAAAAAACAACCAGAATATTCTTCCATTGAAGCAACTTCAGTCGCGAAACATAGCTTCTGTATCGTTTAATGACAAAGGGGATGGCATTTTTGATGAAACCCTAGATTACTATGCTCCGGTTACTCATTTTAATATGGATAAAACATTCAATGAAGACAGCATTTCTTCACTTTTATTAAAACTGTCAGGTTTCAATACTCTAATAATTAACATTAATCAGTTATCCAATTCTCAATCAGGAAATTACGGATTTTCTGATGCGGTGATATCTTTTATCAGCCAGATAAAAAAAGAAAAGGACATAGTTCTTAACTTGCAGGTAAACCCGTATTGTTTGGCTAAGTTGACTGATACCAGTGGAATCTCTGCTATTTTGACTTCATACCAATGCAATAGTTTTACTAAAAAGGTAACTGCAGAAGCTATTTTCGGAGGCATTTCCGTAAAAGGGAAACTGCCTGTAAGCGCTTCTGTAATGTTTCCAGTTACAACAGGAATCAAAACAGAGAAAATGCGTTTCAACTATACCTATCCCGAATGCGCAGGTATGAATCCTGATATGTTAAGAAAAGTAGATTCCATTGCGCTTAAAGGTATAAAAGATACTATTTTTCCCGGATGCCAGATTCTTGCAGCCAAAGACGGAAAGGTATTTTATTATAAATCATTCGGCTATCACACTTATGAAAAAATGATTCCTGTTAATAATTCCGATATTTACGATATTGCCTCCATCACCAAAATTGCTGCCACGACTCTTGCTGTCATGAAACTCAGTGAAGATGGGAAAATAAGCCTTGATACTGCCATAGAGAATTATTACACTGAAGCAGAAACCACGACAAAAGCATGCATTACCATCAGGCAAATATTAACTCATCAGGCTGGTTTCAAAGCATGGATACCTTTTTATAAAAATACACTTGTCAATGGCAAGCCTGACACAAATATTTATAAAAAAGTTTTTTCAGATGATTATCCTGTTCGGGTTGCAGATAGTATGTTTATTCATAAAAACTTTGCGGACTCTATTTACATGACAATTCTCAATTCAGAGTTAAGAAAAAATAATAATTATCTATATAGCGATCTGGGATTTTACCTTTTGGTTAAAATTATTGAACGACTTGAAAATGTGGATTTTAGTAAATATGTAAGTGATAATTTTTATAGAAGACTGGGTTTGAATACGGTTTGTTTCGAGCCAAG contains the following coding sequences:
- a CDS encoding serine hydrolase, producing MKRIKLFVLIIPLFAGFIYAKIETADNYPDNSPSRNKWVDSVFQSLTPEQRIAQLFIVPAYSNQSIESEINSKVTEQIKLYNIGGICFFQGGPIGQSVYTNYWQSIAPTPLLIAIDGEWGLGMRLKDSAVSFPYQMTLGAIQDNDLIYEMGEEIGRQMKRMGIHINFAPVVDINSNPNNPVINYRSFGEDKLNVSNKAMAYMKGMQKQGVMATAKHFPGHGDTDKDSHTTLPVIHHSQEMIDTTDLFPFRTLIKNGISAVMCAHLSIPALDTTRNLPSSLSAKVIYNILVKHLGFKGLVFTDALGMKGASESDTAGSLELKALLAGNDLLLMSEDLPHAIEFIQQAVDSGLIDQKVIDDKCKKILTYKYKAGLAKRKPVKVKNLYYDINNRASEILNLKLYEASVTLIKNNQNILPLKQLQSRNIASVSFNDKGDGIFDETLDYYAPVTHFNMDKTFNEDSISSLLLKLSGFNTLIININQLSNSQSGNYGFSDAVISFISQIKKEKDIVLNLQVNPYCLAKLTDTSGISAILTSYQCNSFTKKVTAEAIFGGISVKGKLPVSASVMFPVTTGIKTEKMRFNYTYPECAGMNPDMLRKVDSIALKGIKDTIFPGCQILAAKDGKVFYYKSFGYHTYEKMIPVNNSDIYDIASITKIAATTLAVMKLSEDGKISLDTAIENYYTEAETTTKACITIRQILTHQAGFKAWIPFYKNTLVNGKPDTNIYKKVFSDDYPVRVADSMFIHKNFADSIYMTILNSELRKNNNYLYSDLGFYLLVKIIERLENVDFSKYVSDNFYRRLGLNTVCFEPRKYYDISRIIPSEIDTNFRMQLIHGDVNDQGAAMLGGTSGHAGLFSSSKDLAIMMQMLINEGVYAGERYFMPETVSKFTEYQTDKSRRALGFDKPLKDKHQGGPACEEASKESYGHSGFTGTYVWADPEYKLIYVFLSNRTYPYSENNKLVKSGIRTAIQKIIYQAIED